In a single window of the Papaver somniferum cultivar HN1 chromosome 8, ASM357369v1, whole genome shotgun sequence genome:
- the LOC113305509 gene encoding uncharacterized protein LOC113305509: MEKAFDHNKWKTLICILEKHGFGRRWISTEKFKPSKGLRQDDSLSPFLFLLVVEVLSKLVNDVVNRGQIHGFQVMEEGLVISHLQFTDDTLIFINADVEEMRKLLIILNTFEMLTGLKLNLEKSSLISVGADEMIQ; the protein is encoded by the coding sequence ATGGAGAAGGCTTTTGATCACAATAAGTGGAAAACTTTAATTTGCATTCTGGAAAAGCATGGGTTTGGCAGGAGATGGATTTCAACTGAGAAATTTAAACCCTCAAAAGGATTGAGACAAGATGATTCTTTATCacctttcttatttttattagtgGTGGAAGTTTTATCCAAGTTAGTGAATGATGTTGTTAATAGAGGACAGATACATGGGTTTCAAGTAATGGAGGAAGGTTTGGTGATTTCTCACTTACAGTTTACAGATGATACTCTGATATTCATTAATGCAGATGTGGAGGAGATGAGGAAGCTGCTTATTATCCTTAATACTTTTGAAATGCTTACAGGGTTGAAGTTGAATTTGGAGAAGAGTTCTTTGATTAGTGTTGGTGCTGATGAGATGATTCAATAG
- the LOC113306831 gene encoding pinin-like isoform X2 → MGSTEIEKTEENLRKEIEELQRQQWEITERLRDPRGIRRGGLASNGPRNFNSNGAGNRHQQRGFVRPGGPIDPEDQSAPKRRLLSAVVKVDDGEEVKGKEVAADSDAMDTNVKESDGTAAAVNELREQQHGGENTRRDTHREDFNGISEEHVPRVLPKNEDPSLVNRNKRMLGNLLGTLEKFRKEDKQLSTTDAFMRRSSSLQRAEQRAREESEKLRVQEREQIAEKRRRDLTLRARVAAKAEEKKLELLFLHWTEHHKKLNNFLRTKAEPPIFYLPTKPLVEDETLAAEQKEQAFLNWKNARREELSEYQKQIGEQCLANVETELDRWQNGRNARKGNNNLMNLQETMDKELETRQLEYGPKTTRKFPEEGAGDDEDVEDINVGEDDIIEDVLEEVEDDKRIDAA, encoded by the exons ATGGGAAGCACCGAAATCGAGAAAACTGAGGAAAATCTTCGTAAAGAAATTGAAGAACTTCAACGTCAACAATGGGAG ATTACTGAACGTCTTCGAGATCCTAGAGGTATTCGTCGAGGTGGGTTAGCATCAAACGGCCCCCGAAATTTCAACTCTAATGGTGCCGGAAATCGTCACCAACAAAGGGGATTTGTTAGACCTGGTGGTCCTATTGATCCTGAAGATCAATCAGCACCGAAAAGACGTCTTTTATCAGCTGTTGTTAAG GTAGATGATGGAGAAGAAGTTAAAGGGAAGGAAGTGGCTGCTGATAGTGATGCGATGGATACGAATGTGAAGGAAAGTGATGGAACGGCGGCGGCGGTGAATGAATTGCGTGAGCAACAACATGGTGGTGAAAATACTAGGAGAGATACTCATAGAGAG GATTTCAATGGCATATCAGAAGAGCATGTTCCGAGGGTTTTGCCGAAGAATGAGGACCCAAGCTTGGTTAATAGGAACAAGAGGATGCTTGGAAACCTTTTAGGAACGCTGGAG AAATTCCGGAAGGAAGATAAGCAGCTATCGACGACGGATGCATTCATGCGCAGGTCAAGTTCCTTACAAAGA GCTGAGCAAAGGGCGCGCGAAGAAAGTGAAAAGCTGAGGGTGCAAGAGCGAGAACAAATTGCCGAAAAAAGGAGGCGTGATCTG ACCCTCCGAGCACGTGTAGCTGCCAAGgcagaagaaaagaaattggagctTCTGTTTCTTCATTGGACCGAGCACCATAAAAAGCTTAACAATTTCTTAAG GACAAAAGCAGAGCCTCCAATATTTTACTTGCCTACCAAACCATTGGTTGAGGATGAGACATTGGCTGCGGAGCAAAAAGAACAG GCTTTTCTAAATTGGAAGAATGCTAGAAGAGAAGAGCTGTCCGAGTATCAGAAGCAAATTGGAGAACAATGCCTCGCCAATGTCGAAACAGAATTAGATAGATGGCAAAACGGAAGGAATGCAAGGAAGGGGAACAATAACCTTATGAACTTGCAGGAGACAATGGACAAGGAGCTAGAAACCCGCCAACTCGAGTATGGCCCCAAGACAACTAGAAAATTCCCTGAAGAAGGTGcaggtgatgatgaagatgttgaagataTAAATGTTGGTGAAGATGACATAATCGAAGATGTGCTTGAGGAAGTCGAAGACGATAAGAGAATTGACGCTGCTTAA
- the LOC113306831 gene encoding pinin-like isoform X3, producing the protein MGSTEIEKTEENLRKEIEELQRQQWEITERLRDPRGIRRGGLASNGPRNFNSNGAGNRHQQRGFVRPGGPIDPEDQSAPKRRLLSAVVKVDDGEEVKGKEVDELREQQHGGENTRRDTHREVRKDFNGISEEHVPRVLPKNEDPSLVNRNKRMLGNLLGTLEKFRKEDKQLSTTDAFMRRSSSLQRAEQRAREESEKLRVQEREQIAEKRRRDLTLRARVAAKAEEKKLELLFLHWTEHHKKLNNFLRTKAEPPIFYLPTKPLVEDETLAAEQKEQAFLNWKNARREELSEYQKQIGEQCLANVETELDRWQNGRNARKGNNNLMNLQETMDKELETRQLEYGPKTTRKFPEEGAGDDEDVEDINVGEDDIIEDVLEEVEDDKRIDAA; encoded by the exons ATGGGAAGCACCGAAATCGAGAAAACTGAGGAAAATCTTCGTAAAGAAATTGAAGAACTTCAACGTCAACAATGGGAG ATTACTGAACGTCTTCGAGATCCTAGAGGTATTCGTCGAGGTGGGTTAGCATCAAACGGCCCCCGAAATTTCAACTCTAATGGTGCCGGAAATCGTCACCAACAAAGGGGATTTGTTAGACCTGGTGGTCCTATTGATCCTGAAGATCAATCAGCACCGAAAAGACGTCTTTTATCAGCTGTTGTTAAG GTAGATGATGGAGAAGAAGTTAAAGGGAAGGAAGTGG ATGAATTGCGTGAGCAACAACATGGTGGTGAAAATACTAGGAGAGATACTCATAGAGAGGTTAGGAAG GATTTCAATGGCATATCAGAAGAGCATGTTCCGAGGGTTTTGCCGAAGAATGAGGACCCAAGCTTGGTTAATAGGAACAAGAGGATGCTTGGAAACCTTTTAGGAACGCTGGAG AAATTCCGGAAGGAAGATAAGCAGCTATCGACGACGGATGCATTCATGCGCAGGTCAAGTTCCTTACAAAGA GCTGAGCAAAGGGCGCGCGAAGAAAGTGAAAAGCTGAGGGTGCAAGAGCGAGAACAAATTGCCGAAAAAAGGAGGCGTGATCTG ACCCTCCGAGCACGTGTAGCTGCCAAGgcagaagaaaagaaattggagctTCTGTTTCTTCATTGGACCGAGCACCATAAAAAGCTTAACAATTTCTTAAG GACAAAAGCAGAGCCTCCAATATTTTACTTGCCTACCAAACCATTGGTTGAGGATGAGACATTGGCTGCGGAGCAAAAAGAACAG GCTTTTCTAAATTGGAAGAATGCTAGAAGAGAAGAGCTGTCCGAGTATCAGAAGCAAATTGGAGAACAATGCCTCGCCAATGTCGAAACAGAATTAGATAGATGGCAAAACGGAAGGAATGCAAGGAAGGGGAACAATAACCTTATGAACTTGCAGGAGACAATGGACAAGGAGCTAGAAACCCGCCAACTCGAGTATGGCCCCAAGACAACTAGAAAATTCCCTGAAGAAGGTGcaggtgatgatgaagatgttgaagataTAAATGTTGGTGAAGATGACATAATCGAAGATGTGCTTGAGGAAGTCGAAGACGATAAGAGAATTGACGCTGCTTAA
- the LOC113306831 gene encoding pinin-like isoform X1 → MGSTEIEKTEENLRKEIEELQRQQWEITERLRDPRGIRRGGLASNGPRNFNSNGAGNRHQQRGFVRPGGPIDPEDQSAPKRRLLSAVVKVDDGEEVKGKEVAADSDAMDTNVKESDGTAAAVNELREQQHGGENTRRDTHREVRKDFNGISEEHVPRVLPKNEDPSLVNRNKRMLGNLLGTLEKFRKEDKQLSTTDAFMRRSSSLQRAEQRAREESEKLRVQEREQIAEKRRRDLTLRARVAAKAEEKKLELLFLHWTEHHKKLNNFLRTKAEPPIFYLPTKPLVEDETLAAEQKEQAFLNWKNARREELSEYQKQIGEQCLANVETELDRWQNGRNARKGNNNLMNLQETMDKELETRQLEYGPKTTRKFPEEGAGDDEDVEDINVGEDDIIEDVLEEVEDDKRIDAA, encoded by the exons ATGGGAAGCACCGAAATCGAGAAAACTGAGGAAAATCTTCGTAAAGAAATTGAAGAACTTCAACGTCAACAATGGGAG ATTACTGAACGTCTTCGAGATCCTAGAGGTATTCGTCGAGGTGGGTTAGCATCAAACGGCCCCCGAAATTTCAACTCTAATGGTGCCGGAAATCGTCACCAACAAAGGGGATTTGTTAGACCTGGTGGTCCTATTGATCCTGAAGATCAATCAGCACCGAAAAGACGTCTTTTATCAGCTGTTGTTAAG GTAGATGATGGAGAAGAAGTTAAAGGGAAGGAAGTGGCTGCTGATAGTGATGCGATGGATACGAATGTGAAGGAAAGTGATGGAACGGCGGCGGCGGTGAATGAATTGCGTGAGCAACAACATGGTGGTGAAAATACTAGGAGAGATACTCATAGAGAGGTTAGGAAG GATTTCAATGGCATATCAGAAGAGCATGTTCCGAGGGTTTTGCCGAAGAATGAGGACCCAAGCTTGGTTAATAGGAACAAGAGGATGCTTGGAAACCTTTTAGGAACGCTGGAG AAATTCCGGAAGGAAGATAAGCAGCTATCGACGACGGATGCATTCATGCGCAGGTCAAGTTCCTTACAAAGA GCTGAGCAAAGGGCGCGCGAAGAAAGTGAAAAGCTGAGGGTGCAAGAGCGAGAACAAATTGCCGAAAAAAGGAGGCGTGATCTG ACCCTCCGAGCACGTGTAGCTGCCAAGgcagaagaaaagaaattggagctTCTGTTTCTTCATTGGACCGAGCACCATAAAAAGCTTAACAATTTCTTAAG GACAAAAGCAGAGCCTCCAATATTTTACTTGCCTACCAAACCATTGGTTGAGGATGAGACATTGGCTGCGGAGCAAAAAGAACAG GCTTTTCTAAATTGGAAGAATGCTAGAAGAGAAGAGCTGTCCGAGTATCAGAAGCAAATTGGAGAACAATGCCTCGCCAATGTCGAAACAGAATTAGATAGATGGCAAAACGGAAGGAATGCAAGGAAGGGGAACAATAACCTTATGAACTTGCAGGAGACAATGGACAAGGAGCTAGAAACCCGCCAACTCGAGTATGGCCCCAAGACAACTAGAAAATTCCCTGAAGAAGGTGcaggtgatgatgaagatgttgaagataTAAATGTTGGTGAAGATGACATAATCGAAGATGTGCTTGAGGAAGTCGAAGACGATAAGAGAATTGACGCTGCTTAA